One part of the Vicia villosa cultivar HV-30 ecotype Madison, WI linkage group LG6, Vvil1.0, whole genome shotgun sequence genome encodes these proteins:
- the LOC131610120 gene encoding probable galacturonosyltransferase 6 → MKQSHRWQRTLLLCLLSLSVVAPVIFVSRRLQLVTRDGRREFLDDLSSVKYRTDPLKLNAVEQEDSEELEEPKQVVYKENDFGSKNSNDSEKNNDYEDSEDLEEPKQVVYKENDFGSKNSTDSEKNNDYEDSEELEESKKVVYKENDFGSKNSDNLENNNESEDSRIEGSRNNYLEKKEFDHDGDETQDQEAQQKGLSSTYEDQEDSEELEEPKQVVYKENDFGSKNSDDSEKNNDSEDSRIEGSRNNYLKKKEFDHDDETQDREAQQKELSSTDGDQEDSEELEEAKQVGYKENDFGSTVRDPSEKNIDPEESRIKGSRNNFLEKKEFDHDETKDQEAQQKGLSSTGRDQKKFNTTVMDNRNIQTPFQRKKVENIIKVTEKQSGMTVSRHHQISRRQSRKVTNQTVMEIKDQIIRARAYLGLSPPSSTSHLVKELKMRIREMEHAVGEATKDSDLSRSALQKMKRMEGSLSKANRAFPNCAAMAAKLRAMHDNAEEQVRSHQHEVTHLVYLAARTTPKGLHCLSMQLTADYFSLRPEDRKLPNENKIHDPELYHYAVFSDNVLACGVVVNSTVSNSKEQEKLVLHIVTNSLNFPSFSMWFLLNPPGNASVHIQNIDNFEWLSKYNTFKKQNASDPRYTSELNYLRFYLPDIFPTLNKILLFDHDVVVQQDLSTLWNINMNEKVITGVGTCQEGETSFRRMDMFINFSNPYIAKRFDVNACTWAFGMNLFDLQQWRRHNLTGVYHKYLQKGSNMPLFSTGSLPLGWLTFYNKTMVLDRRWHIVGLGYDSDIDTKKIEQAAVIHFDGIKKPWMDIGYARYKSYWSKFIKFDLPLLQRCNIQA, encoded by the exons ATGAAGCAATCTCATCGGTGGCAGAGGACTTTGCTCCTCTGTCTCCTTTCTCTCTCCGTCGTAGCTCCGGTCATTTTCGTCTCTCGCAGGCTTCAACTTGTAACTCGCGATG GTCGGAGAGAGTTTCTTGATGATTTATCAAGTGTG AAATATAGAACAGATCCTTTAAAGTTAAATGCTGTAGAACAG GAAGACTCGGAAGAATTAGAAGAGCCAAAACAAGTTGTTTATAAAGAAAATGATTTTGGTTCCAAGAATAGCAATGATTCggaaaaaaataatgattatGAGGACTCGGAAGATTTAGAAGAGCCAAAGCAAGTTGTTTATAAAGAAAATGATTTTGGTTCCAAGAATAGCACTGATTcagaaaaaaataatgattatGAGGACTCGGAAGAATTAGAAGAGTCAAAGAAAGTTGTTTATAAAGAAAATGATTTTGGTTCCAAGAATAGCGACAATTTGGAAAACAATAATGAATCTGAGGACTCGAGAATTGAGGGGTCCAGAAATAATTACTTGGAAAAAAAAG AATTTGACCATGATGGTGATGAAACACAAGACCAGGAAGCTCAGCAGAAAGGATTGTCCTCCACATATGAAGATCAG GAAGACTCGGAAGAATTAGAAGAGCCAAAGCAAGTTGTTTATAAAGAAAATGATTTTGGTTCCAAGAATAGTGACGATTCGGAAAAAAATAATGATTCTGAGGACTCAAGAATTGAGGGGTCCAGAAATAATTACTTGAAAAAAAAAG AATTCGATCATGATGATGAAACACAAGACCGGGAAGCTCAGCAGAAAGAATTGTCCTCCACGGATGGAGATCAG GAAGACTCGGAAGAATTAGAAGAGGCCAAGCAAGTTGGTTATAAAGAAAATGATTTTGGTTCCACGGTTAGAGACCCTTCGGAAAAAAATATTGATCCTGAGGAGTCTAGAATTAAGGGGTCCAGAAATAATTTTTTGGAAAAGAAAG AATTTGACCATGATGAAACAAAAGACCAAGAAGCTCAGCAAAAAGGATTATCCTCCACGGGCAGAGATCAG AAGAAATTTAATACAACAGTTATGGACAATCGGAATATACAAACTCCCTTTCAAAGAAAGAAAGTTGAGAATATTATTAAAGTTACTGAAAAGCAATCTGGTATGACAGTAAGCCGACATCATCAGATTTCACGCCGTCAGTCTCGCAAAGTGACAAATCAGACAGTTATGGAGATTAAGGATCAAATTATCAGAGCCAGAGCATACTTGGgattgtctccaccaagcagcaCCTCACACTTGGTGAAGGAGTTGAAGATGCGAATTAGAGAGATGGAACATGCTGTTGGAGAAGCTACCAAAGATTCTGATCTTTCAAGGAG TGCTTTGCAGAAAATGAAACGCATGGAGGGTTCACTGTCTAAAGCCAACCGTGCTTTCCCAAACTGCGCTGCTATGGCTGCTAAGCTCCGTGCGATGCATGATAACGCTGAAGAACAAGTTCGTTCTCATCAACACGAAGTAACCCATCTTGTTTATCTTGCTGCTAGGACCACCCCTAAAGGTCTTCACTGTCTTTCTATGCAACTAACTGCTGATTACTTTTCCCTGAGACCTGAGGATAGAAAGCTGCCAAATGAAAATAAGATTCATGATCCGGAACTTTATCATTATGCTGTCTTCTCTGACAATGTTCTGGCATGTGGAGTGGTTGTTAACTCAACCGTGTCTAATTCCAAG GAACAGGAAAAACTGGTTTTACACATAGTGACCAATTCACTCAACTTTCCTTCATTCTCAATGTGGTTCTTATTAAACCCTCCTGGGAATGCCTCCGTCCACATACAGAACATAGACAATTTTGAGTGGTTGTCCAAGTACAATACATTCAAGAAACAAAATGCCAGTGATCCAAGATATACTTCTGAATTGAACTACCTTCGGTTCTACCTGCCAGATATCTTCCCCACTCTAAATAAGATTTTGCTCTTTGATCATGATGTGGTGGTGCAACAAGATCTCAGCACGCTATGGAATATTAACATGAATGAAAAAGTAATCACAGGAGTTGGGACTTGCCAGGAAGGTGAAACTTCATTTCGCAGGATGGATATGTTCATAAACTTCTCAAATCCATACATTGCAAAGAGGTTTGATGTCAATGCTTGTACATGGGCATTCGGGATGAACTTGTTTGATTTGCAGCAGTGGAGGAGGCATAATTTGACTGGTGTATATCACAAATATTTGCAAAAG GGTTCCAACATGCCATTGTTTAGCACCGGCAGTCTGCCATTAGGCTGGCTCACCTTTTATAACAAAACGATGGTTTTGGACAGACGGTGGCACATTGTTGGTCTTGGTTATGACTCGGACATTGACACAAAAAAGATTGAGC